Proteins from a single region of Allocatelliglobosispora scoriae:
- a CDS encoding tetratricopeptide repeat protein, with protein sequence MIEIDSAYEQRSAGLWATLDDHDEESFLAAIEDLVTELPAGSPLAAFERGCAQDSHGHSDRAVPLYRQALAGGLDPYRRRRATIQMSSSLRNIGALDEATELLTAELARPADELSDAVVCTLALCLADAGREREALSMALQALAAHLPRYQRSMTNYARGLVETVS encoded by the coding sequence ATGATCGAGATCGACTCCGCGTACGAGCAGCGCTCCGCAGGTCTGTGGGCCACATTGGACGACCACGACGAGGAGTCCTTCCTCGCCGCGATCGAGGACCTCGTCACCGAGCTGCCCGCGGGGAGTCCGCTGGCGGCGTTCGAGCGGGGCTGCGCACAGGATTCGCACGGCCACTCCGACCGGGCGGTCCCGCTCTACCGCCAGGCGCTCGCGGGTGGCCTCGACCCCTATCGGCGGCGGCGCGCCACGATCCAGATGTCGAGCTCGCTGCGCAACATCGGCGCCCTCGACGAGGCGACCGAGCTGCTCACGGCGGAGCTGGCCCGCCCCGCCGACGAGCTGTCGGACGCGGTCGTCTGCACCCTCGCGCTCTGCCTCGCCGATGCCGGTCGCGAACGCGAGGCGCTGTCGATGGCGTTGCAGGCGCTCGCCGCGCACCTGCCCCGTTACCAGCGGTCGATGACGAACTATGCCCGGGGGCTCGTCGAGACCGTGTCGTAG
- a CDS encoding TetR/AcrR family transcriptional regulator, with the protein MTLVEDAPALGRRDRKKQQTRAALIQAALRLADERGLENITVEEISEAADVSSRTFFNYFSSKDDAIIGDHQADAPPLHELFAALPADIPVIGALRLALAPVIAQVQADQELWFLRMRVLAEHPALLPRLHANGAAAERDLTAAVAARTGVGPDHVFPPLIVGAVGVAVRTSMARWAACGGARPLAELLDEAFVALAGGLMDPR; encoded by the coding sequence GTGACCCTCGTCGAGGACGCGCCCGCCCTGGGTCGGCGTGACCGCAAGAAGCAGCAGACGCGCGCAGCGCTGATCCAGGCCGCGCTGCGCCTCGCCGACGAGCGCGGCCTGGAGAACATCACGGTCGAGGAGATCAGCGAGGCCGCCGACGTCTCCTCCCGCACCTTCTTCAACTACTTCAGCAGCAAGGACGACGCGATCATCGGCGATCACCAGGCCGACGCGCCGCCGCTGCACGAGCTCTTCGCCGCGCTCCCCGCCGACATCCCGGTGATCGGGGCGCTGCGCCTCGCCCTCGCGCCGGTGATCGCGCAGGTCCAGGCCGACCAGGAGCTGTGGTTCCTGCGGATGCGGGTGCTCGCCGAGCATCCGGCGCTGCTGCCCCGGCTGCACGCCAACGGCGCCGCCGCCGAGCGCGACCTCACCGCCGCGGTCGCCGCCCGCACCGGCGTCGGCCCCGACCATGTCTTCCCGCCGCTGATCGTCGGTGCCGTCGGCGTCGCCGTCCGCACCTCGATGGCCCGCTGGGCCGCCTGCGGCGGTGCCCGGCCCCTCGCCGAGCTGCTGGACGAGGCGTTCGTCGCCCTCGCCGGCGGCCTGATGGACCCCCGCTAG
- a CDS encoding glycosyltransferase: MSVGKHVVIWRSLLLPGSETFIRNQGGNLTEWRPTYLGALRIQSPLTARTDVIAYPDGLRGRVAFLLLRLTGGSRRLRGLLTGLRPAVVHAHFAGDGWLISRSAVRAGAPLIITLHGLDVTKQPTAAGMRGSRYRRNLRTAFDRATVILAVSEFIRGRAIALGADPAKVRVHHTGVPLPPVPDPVEPASDLLFVGRFVEKKGIDDLIEAVGLLPEPRPRLVLIGAGPLEETMRRRAEALGLDATFLGSRDSAEVSRRMAESRIFVSPSKTAADGDSEGLPTTILEAAGHGLPTVSTHHSGIPEAVVHGETGLLGAEGDPAALAANIALLLADEELRARLGKQARAHVEANFDLAKQTRLLEALYDTVSTSPRA; the protein is encoded by the coding sequence ATGTCCGTCGGTAAGCATGTGGTCATCTGGCGGAGCCTGCTGCTCCCCGGATCCGAGACGTTCATCCGCAACCAGGGGGGCAACCTCACCGAGTGGCGACCGACCTACCTCGGTGCCCTGCGGATCCAGTCGCCGCTGACGGCGCGGACCGATGTCATCGCCTACCCGGACGGTCTGCGGGGGAGGGTCGCCTTCCTGCTGCTGCGGCTCACCGGCGGGTCGCGCCGACTGCGCGGGCTGCTCACGGGGCTGCGGCCGGCCGTCGTGCACGCGCACTTCGCCGGGGACGGGTGGCTCATCAGCCGGTCGGCGGTGCGGGCCGGTGCGCCGCTCATCATCACCCTGCACGGGCTGGACGTGACGAAGCAGCCGACGGCGGCGGGCATGCGGGGCAGCCGCTACCGGCGCAACCTGCGGACCGCTTTCGACCGCGCGACCGTCATCCTCGCCGTCTCCGAGTTCATCCGGGGCCGGGCGATCGCGCTCGGTGCCGATCCGGCGAAGGTGCGGGTGCACCACACCGGCGTACCGCTCCCGCCCGTGCCGGATCCCGTCGAACCCGCGTCCGACCTGCTCTTCGTCGGCCGCTTCGTGGAGAAGAAGGGGATCGACGACCTCATCGAGGCGGTCGGCCTGCTCCCGGAGCCCCGCCCGCGCCTCGTGCTCATCGGCGCGGGGCCGCTGGAGGAGACGATGCGCCGTCGTGCCGAGGCGCTCGGCCTCGACGCCACCTTCCTGGGTTCCCGCGACTCCGCCGAGGTCAGCCGCCGGATGGCCGAGTCGAGGATCTTCGTCTCGCCGTCGAAGACCGCCGCCGACGGCGACTCCGAGGGTCTGCCGACGACGATCCTGGAGGCGGCCGGACACGGACTGCCGACGGTCTCGACCCACCACAGCGGCATCCCCGAGGCGGTGGTGCACGGCGAGACGGGCCTGCTCGGCGCCGAGGGCGACCCGGCGGCGCTCGCCGCCAACATCGCGTTGCTCCTCGCCGACGAGGAGCTCCGTGCCCGCCTCGGCAAGCAGGCCCGCGCGCACGTCGAGGCCAACTTCGACCTGGCGAAGCAGACCCGCCTGCTGGAGGCTCTCTACGACACGGTCTCGACGAGCCCCCGGGCATAG
- a CDS encoding MDR family MFS transporter, with amino-acid sequence MTAAISTTDNSALGGDPPPVEPDAPAARMTPKEVMQALSGLMLGMFVSILASTVVSNALPRIIADLQGTQSVYTWIVTTELLAMTATVPLWGKMADLYSKKLLIQLSLGLFATGSIIAGLTPNVEILIASRVVQGVGAGGMTALAMIVMAAMIPPRELGRYSGIFGAVFGVGTIAGPLIGGVLVDTSWLGWRWCFFIGVPFTLLSILLLQRTLHLPTVRREVKIDWLGALLITTGVSTLLVWSTLAGNKFAWLSGWTFALVAAGVIILAVAVFVEARVPEPIIPLDIFRNRTVSLATVASVLVGVAMFGGTVFLSQYFQVSLGKSPTAAGLMSLPLIFGLLISSTVAGGLITKYGKWKIYLVSGAIVMTVGMVLLGTIDATTSVLVLSVYMAVLGVGVGMLMQNLVLAAQNDVPAHELGAATSAMTFFRSMGGAIGVSALGAVLANRVTTLVAEKLPPAPGGSSGGVAKVPDLKTLPPEVLRIIQDIYGTATADLFLIGAPIAALAVIAVLFIKEKPLSTLSGDERLAKEQASS; translated from the coding sequence ATGACCGCTGCCATCAGCACCACCGACAACTCAGCACTCGGCGGCGACCCGCCCCCGGTGGAGCCCGACGCTCCCGCGGCGAGGATGACGCCGAAGGAGGTGATGCAGGCCCTCTCCGGCCTGATGCTGGGCATGTTCGTCTCGATCCTCGCCTCCACGGTCGTCTCCAACGCCCTGCCCCGGATCATCGCCGACCTCCAGGGCACCCAGTCCGTCTACACCTGGATCGTCACCACCGAGCTGCTCGCGATGACGGCCACCGTGCCGCTCTGGGGCAAGATGGCCGACCTCTACAGCAAGAAGCTGCTGATCCAGCTCTCGCTCGGGCTCTTCGCGACCGGCTCGATCATCGCCGGCCTCACGCCCAACGTGGAGATCCTCATCGCCAGCCGCGTCGTGCAGGGCGTCGGCGCGGGCGGCATGACCGCGCTCGCCATGATCGTGATGGCGGCGATGATCCCGCCCCGCGAGCTCGGCCGTTACTCCGGGATCTTCGGCGCGGTCTTCGGCGTGGGCACGATCGCCGGTCCGCTCATCGGCGGCGTCCTCGTCGACACCTCGTGGCTCGGGTGGCGCTGGTGCTTCTTCATCGGCGTACCCTTCACGCTCTTGTCGATCCTGCTCCTGCAGCGCACACTGCACCTGCCGACGGTGCGTCGCGAGGTCAAGATCGACTGGCTGGGCGCCCTCCTGATCACGACCGGTGTCTCGACGCTGCTGGTCTGGTCCACGCTCGCCGGAAACAAGTTCGCCTGGCTGTCCGGCTGGACGTTCGCGCTCGTCGCGGCCGGTGTGATCATCCTGGCGGTCGCCGTCTTCGTCGAGGCGCGGGTGCCCGAACCGATCATCCCGCTCGACATCTTCCGCAACCGCACGGTCTCCCTCGCCACCGTCGCGAGCGTGCTCGTCGGCGTCGCGATGTTCGGCGGCACCGTCTTCCTCTCGCAGTATTTCCAGGTCTCGCTCGGCAAGTCGCCGACCGCGGCCGGCCTGATGAGCCTGCCGCTCATCTTCGGCCTGCTCATCTCGTCGACGGTCGCCGGCGGGCTGATCACCAAGTACGGCAAGTGGAAGATCTACCTGGTCTCGGGCGCGATCGTGATGACCGTCGGCATGGTGCTGCTCGGCACGATCGACGCGACGACGAGCGTGCTGGTCCTCTCGGTCTACATGGCGGTGCTCGGCGTCGGCGTCGGCATGCTGATGCAGAACCTCGTCCTCGCCGCCCAGAACGACGTGCCCGCGCACGAGCTCGGCGCGGCGACCTCGGCGATGACCTTCTTCCGCAGCATGGGCGGTGCGATCGGCGTCAGCGCGCTCGGTGCGGTGCTCGCCAACCGGGTCACCACGCTGGTGGCGGAGAAACTGCCGCCCGCGCCGGGTGGCTCGTCCGGCGGTGTCGCCAAGGTCCCCGACCTGAAGACGCTGCCGCCGGAGGTGCTGCGCATCATCCAGGACATCTACGGCACGGCGACCGCCGACCTCTTCCTGATCGGGGCGCCGATCGCGGCGCTGGCGGTGATCGCGGTCCTGTTCATCAAGGAGAAGCCGCTGTCGACGCTGAGCGGCGACGAGCGCCTCGCCAAGGAGCAGGCGTCGTCGTAA
- a CDS encoding glycosyltransferase family 2 protein, with protein sequence MSWTPDVSVVIPTFARPDLVTRAVHSALAQTLERIEVIVVIDGPDEATRDALAAIPDPRLRVIELATQAGAPHARNVGVTAARALWTALLDDDDEWLPTKLAVQRRVADEVEIALPIVASRLLNRTPRAEFVMPRRIPAPGEPLSEYLTVRKGLFHGEGFIQTSTIMAPTELLRRVPFTVGLRRMQELDWTIRALNQPGVDLVFADEPLVIWHTDENRPRISTGVKWEPQLEWLRRSRPLLTPRSYAAIAMSSLSSIAAPTRSRRAFWLILGEARRHGKPSAIDYLTFLQIWLVPQSLRRGLRDLILGRRDAGQVATAYTPPVEPPLSRIGEDVRR encoded by the coding sequence ATGTCCTGGACCCCCGATGTGAGCGTGGTGATCCCGACCTTCGCCCGCCCGGACCTGGTGACCCGTGCCGTCCACAGCGCGCTGGCGCAGACGCTCGAGCGCATCGAGGTCATCGTCGTGATCGACGGTCCCGACGAGGCGACCCGGGACGCCCTCGCGGCGATCCCCGACCCGCGGCTGCGCGTGATCGAGCTGGCCACCCAGGCCGGGGCGCCCCACGCCCGCAACGTCGGCGTGACCGCGGCACGCGCCCTGTGGACCGCTCTGCTCGACGACGACGACGAGTGGCTGCCGACGAAGCTCGCCGTGCAGCGCCGCGTCGCCGACGAGGTCGAGATCGCGCTGCCGATCGTGGCGAGCCGCCTGCTCAACCGGACGCCGCGGGCCGAGTTCGTCATGCCGCGCCGCATCCCCGCCCCGGGCGAGCCGCTCAGCGAATACCTCACCGTCCGCAAGGGACTCTTCCACGGGGAGGGCTTCATCCAGACCTCCACGATCATGGCCCCGACGGAGCTGCTGCGCCGCGTACCGTTCACCGTGGGACTGCGCCGCATGCAGGAGCTCGACTGGACCATCCGCGCGCTGAACCAGCCGGGCGTCGACCTGGTCTTCGCCGACGAGCCGCTCGTCATCTGGCACACCGACGAGAACCGCCCCCGGATCAGCACCGGGGTGAAGTGGGAGCCGCAGCTCGAGTGGCTGCGGCGCAGCCGACCGCTGCTCACACCCAGGTCCTACGCCGCGATCGCGATGAGCTCCCTCAGCTCGATCGCCGCGCCGACCCGGAGCCGGCGGGCGTTCTGGCTGATCCTGGGCGAGGCCCGTCGGCACGGCAAGCCCAGCGCCATCGACTACCTCACCTTCCTGCAGATCTGGCTCGTCCCGCAGTCCCTGCGGCGCGGCCTGCGCGACCTCATCCTCGGTCGCCGCGATGCCGGGCAGGTGGCGACCGCCTACACTCCACCGGTCGAACCTCCGCTCAGCAGAATCGGTGAAGATGTCCGTCGGTAA
- a CDS encoding HNH endonuclease, which translates to MNAVLVLNADLGPLHRVSLRHAIRMLYRQVAEVHEAEPDQVLGVFPMPRVVRLVRYVVTRWRFGGGPSWSRRGVLARDGHRCGYCGGHAATIDHILPSSRGGRNTWLNTVAACGVCNQRKADLTPVEAGMKLRITPAVPSWTALAQR; encoded by the coding sequence ATGAACGCAGTCCTCGTCCTCAACGCCGACCTCGGGCCGCTCCACCGGGTCAGCCTTCGGCACGCGATACGCATGCTCTACCGGCAGGTCGCCGAGGTCCACGAGGCCGAGCCCGACCAGGTCCTCGGTGTCTTCCCGATGCCCCGGGTCGTGCGGCTCGTCCGCTACGTCGTCACCCGGTGGCGCTTCGGCGGCGGGCCGAGCTGGTCCCGGCGCGGCGTGCTGGCCCGGGACGGCCACCGGTGCGGCTACTGCGGTGGCCACGCCGCCACGATCGACCACATCCTGCCCAGCTCGCGCGGTGGCCGGAACACGTGGCTCAACACCGTCGCCGCTTGCGGCGTCTGCAATCAGCGCAAGGCCGACCTCACACCGGTCGAGGCGGGCATGAAGCTGCGGATCACTCCCGCAGTGCCCTCCTGGACCGCGCTCGCGCAGCGCTGA